AACCGCTGGCCCTCGTAGGACTCGCTCACCGGGATCACCCGGCGCAGGAGGCGGACCATGGGGTTGTGGCCAGGGTCGGCGTGGGACTCGCGGGCCCGCAGCATCCGGATGCCGCTCAGCACGAGGAAGGCGCCGAACACGTAGATCAGCCAGTGGAACGAGTCGAGCAACTGGGCGCCGGCGGCGATGAAGATGGCCCGCAGGACGAGCGCGCCGAGGACGCCGAAGAACAGCACGCGGTGCTGGAGGTGGGCGGGGACGGCGAAGTACCCGAGGATCAGGGCGAAGACGAAGATGTTGTCGACGGCGAGCGACTTCTCGATCAGGTAGCCGGCGAAGTACTGGCCGGCCGCGTCGCCGCCGGCGAAGGCCCACACGCCGACGCCGAAGGCCACGCCGACGGCGACCCAGATGGCGCTCGTGACCGCGGCCTCCCGCACCGACACCGCGTGCGCGTGGCGGTGGAACACGAACAGGTCGAGGGCGAGGGCGGCGAGGATGCCGGCGACCACGGCGGCCCAGGCCCACAGGGCGACGTCCAACGGGTGCTCCTTCGGCTGACGGTTCGGTTGCGTCGAGCCGAAGGTCTCTCCGCTCCGTGGAGCCGGCCGCACCGGGCGTCATCGCCGTGCTGACGGTGGGCCGCGAGGGATACTCCCCTTCGGTTGCGC
This genomic stretch from Acidimicrobiales bacterium harbors:
- a CDS encoding TerC family protein produces the protein MDVALWAWAAVVAGILAALALDLFVFHRHAHAVSVREAAVTSAIWVAVGVAFGVGVWAFAGGDAAGQYFAGYLIEKSLAVDNIFVFALILGYFAVPAHLQHRVLFFGVLGALVLRAIFIAAGAQLLDSFHWLIYVFGAFLVLSGIRMLRARESHADPGHNPMVRLLRRVIPVSESYEGQRFFVRRAGRLMATPMLAVLVAIEWSDVVFAVDSIPAIFAVTDEPFLVFTSNAFAILGLRAMYFLLADAIDRFTYLKQGLAAVLAFVGVKMLLADVAHIPTGVSLAVIGAILAVSVGISLLRPAPPAPADPEHAGPVGAGRPPSS